The Miscanthus floridulus cultivar M001 chromosome 7, ASM1932011v1, whole genome shotgun sequence genome includes a region encoding these proteins:
- the LOC136466791 gene encoding zinc transporter ZTP29-like isoform X4: MELQVFYRALVLSLVGVLSTALGALFVVLNPAPNLKVLGLLQVKNYHLTSNILSKLGTQCPEFYWLLEGEPLGVLFFGFIIKFIPEPKFSPPADPSEKKQADDGGTGKDTMRKHRRQVLFSGIITAVGICFHNFPEGMAVFLGSVKGLHVGLNLAVAIALHNIPEGLGKGVSGEPYPRLCNARRPRLKPGTFRSQAGVAVALPIYFATKSKQRAFWTATLSGLAEPLGVIAVALLFRSSLNPDILEGLLGSVGGVMAFLALHEMLPLAFDYCGQKQAVKAVFVGMACMSASLYFLEVSLPKEISL, translated from the exons ATGGAGTTGCAGGTCTTCTACAGGGCGCTCGTGCTCTCGCTCGTCGGCGTCCTCAGCACCGCCCTCG GTGCGCTATTTGTGGTTTTGAATCCTGCCCCTAACCTTAAAGTGCTCGGGCTTCTACAGGTGAAAAATTATCATTTAACTTCAAATATCCTCTCCAA ACTTGGCACACAATGCCCTGAATTCTATTGGCTTCTTGAAGGGGAACCTCTGG GAGTTCTTTTCTTCGGTTTCATTATTAAGTTTATTCCAGAGCCAAAATTTTCGCCACCAGCTGATCCAAGCGAGAAAAAG CAGGCTGATGATGGTGGAACAGGTAAAGATACGATGAGGAAACATCGCCGGCAAGTGTTATTCAGTGGTATTATCACTGCTGTTG GAATATGCTTTCATAATTTTCCAGAGGGGATGGCTGTATTTCTGGGATCTGTCAAG GGTCTTCATGTGGGTCTAAACTTGGCTGTTGCTATTGCTTTACATAACATACCAGAG ggtctggggaagggtgttagtggcgagccttatcctcgcctgtgcaatgcgaggagaccgcgactcaaacccgggaccttccggtcacaggcg GGGGTTGCTGTAGCTCTTCCAATCTATTTTGCTACCAAAAG CAAACAGCGGGCATTTTGGACAGCAACACTCTCTGGTTTGGCTGAGCCACTAGGAGTGATTGCTGTAG CTTTGTTGTTTCGAAGCAGTTTGAATCCTGACATTCTTGAAGGCCTACTTGGATCTG TTGGTGGTGTCATGGCTTTCCTCGCTTTGCATGAAATGCTACCTCTTGCATTTGACTATTGTGGCCAGAAGCAAGCTGTCAAAGCTGTCTTTGTGGGCATGGCCTGCATGTCTGCAAG CTTGTACTTCTTGGAAGTCAGCTTACCAAAGGAGATAAGCTTGTAG
- the LOC136466791 gene encoding zinc transporter ZTP29-like isoform X7, which produces MELQVFYRALVLSLVGVLSTALGALFVVLNPAPNLKVLGLLQGFAAGLMLSISFLDLAHNALNSIGFLKGNLWFFAGVLFFGFIIKFIPEPKFSPPADPSEKKADDGGTGKDTMRKHRRQVLFSGIITAVGICFHNFPEGMAVFLGSVKGLHVGLNLAVAIALHNIPEGVAVALPIYFATKSKQRAFWTATLSGLAEPLGVIAVALLFRSSLNPDILEGLLGSVGGVMAFLALHEMLPLAFDYCGQKQAVKAVFVGMACMSASLYFLEVSLPKEISL; this is translated from the exons ATGGAGTTGCAGGTCTTCTACAGGGCGCTCGTGCTCTCGCTCGTCGGCGTCCTCAGCACCGCCCTCG GTGCGCTATTTGTGGTTTTGAATCCTGCCCCTAACCTTAAAGTGCTCGGGCTTCTACAG GGTTTTGCTGCTGGACTTATGCTTAGCATCTCCTTTCTAGACTTGGCACACAATGCCCTGAATTCTATTGGCTTCTTGAAGGGGAACCTCTGG TTTTTTGCAGGAGTTCTTTTCTTCGGTTTCATTATTAAGTTTATTCCAGAGCCAAAATTTTCGCCACCAGCTGATCCAAGCGAGAAAAAG GCTGATGATGGTGGAACAGGTAAAGATACGATGAGGAAACATCGCCGGCAAGTGTTATTCAGTGGTATTATCACTGCTGTTG GAATATGCTTTCATAATTTTCCAGAGGGGATGGCTGTATTTCTGGGATCTGTCAAG GGTCTTCATGTGGGTCTAAACTTGGCTGTTGCTATTGCTTTACATAACATACCAGAG GGGGTTGCTGTAGCTCTTCCAATCTATTTTGCTACCAAAAG CAAACAGCGGGCATTTTGGACAGCAACACTCTCTGGTTTGGCTGAGCCACTAGGAGTGATTGCTGTAG CTTTGTTGTTTCGAAGCAGTTTGAATCCTGACATTCTTGAAGGCCTACTTGGATCTG TTGGTGGTGTCATGGCTTTCCTCGCTTTGCATGAAATGCTACCTCTTGCATTTGACTATTGTGGCCAGAAGCAAGCTGTCAAAGCTGTCTTTGTGGGCATGGCCTGCATGTCTGCAAG CTTGTACTTCTTGGAAGTCAGCTTACCAAAGGAGATAAGCTTGTAG
- the LOC136466791 gene encoding zinc transporter ZTP29-like isoform X3, with amino-acid sequence MELQVFYRALVLSLVGVLSTALGALFVVLNPAPNLKVLGLLQGFAAGLMLSISFLDLAHNALNSIGFLKGNLWFFAGVLFFGFIIKFIPEPKFSPPADPSEKKQADDGGTGKDTMRKHRRQVLFSGIITAVGICFHNFPEGMAVFLGSVKGLHVGLNLAVAIALHNIPEGLGKGVSGEPYPRLCNARRPRLKPGTFRSQAGVAVALPIYFATKSKQRAFWTATLSGLAEPLGVIAVALLFRSSLNPDILEGLLGSVGGVMAFLALHEMLPLAFDYCGQKQAVKAVFVGMACMSARFLDSSNQVKGYFK; translated from the exons ATGGAGTTGCAGGTCTTCTACAGGGCGCTCGTGCTCTCGCTCGTCGGCGTCCTCAGCACCGCCCTCG GTGCGCTATTTGTGGTTTTGAATCCTGCCCCTAACCTTAAAGTGCTCGGGCTTCTACAG GGTTTTGCTGCTGGACTTATGCTTAGCATCTCCTTTCTAGACTTGGCACACAATGCCCTGAATTCTATTGGCTTCTTGAAGGGGAACCTCTGG TTTTTTGCAGGAGTTCTTTTCTTCGGTTTCATTATTAAGTTTATTCCAGAGCCAAAATTTTCGCCACCAGCTGATCCAAGCGAGAAAAAG CAGGCTGATGATGGTGGAACAGGTAAAGATACGATGAGGAAACATCGCCGGCAAGTGTTATTCAGTGGTATTATCACTGCTGTTG GAATATGCTTTCATAATTTTCCAGAGGGGATGGCTGTATTTCTGGGATCTGTCAAG GGTCTTCATGTGGGTCTAAACTTGGCTGTTGCTATTGCTTTACATAACATACCAGAG ggtctggggaagggtgttagtggcgagccttatcctcgcctgtgcaatgcgaggagaccgcgactcaaacccgggaccttccggtcacaggcg GGGGTTGCTGTAGCTCTTCCAATCTATTTTGCTACCAAAAG CAAACAGCGGGCATTTTGGACAGCAACACTCTCTGGTTTGGCTGAGCCACTAGGAGTGATTGCTGTAG CTTTGTTGTTTCGAAGCAGTTTGAATCCTGACATTCTTGAAGGCCTACTTGGATCTG TTGGTGGTGTCATGGCTTTCCTCGCTTTGCATGAAATGCTACCTCTTGCATTTGACTATTGTGGCCAGAAGCAAGCTGTCAAAGCTGTCTTTGTGGGCATGGCCTGCATGTCTGCAAGGTTTCTTGATTCTTCAAATCAAGTTAAAGGATACTTTAAGTAA
- the LOC136466791 gene encoding zinc transporter ZTP29-like isoform X5 produces the protein MELQVFYRALVLSLVGVLSTALGALFVVLNPAPNLKVLGLLQVKNYHLTSNILSKLGTQCPEFYWLLEGEPLGVLFFGFIIKFIPEPKFSPPADPSEKKADDGGTGKDTMRKHRRQVLFSGIITAVGICFHNFPEGMAVFLGSVKGLHVGLNLAVAIALHNIPEGLGKGVSGEPYPRLCNARRPRLKPGTFRSQAGVAVALPIYFATKSKQRAFWTATLSGLAEPLGVIAVALLFRSSLNPDILEGLLGSVGGVMAFLALHEMLPLAFDYCGQKQAVKAVFVGMACMSASLYFLEVSLPKEISL, from the exons ATGGAGTTGCAGGTCTTCTACAGGGCGCTCGTGCTCTCGCTCGTCGGCGTCCTCAGCACCGCCCTCG GTGCGCTATTTGTGGTTTTGAATCCTGCCCCTAACCTTAAAGTGCTCGGGCTTCTACAGGTGAAAAATTATCATTTAACTTCAAATATCCTCTCCAA ACTTGGCACACAATGCCCTGAATTCTATTGGCTTCTTGAAGGGGAACCTCTGG GAGTTCTTTTCTTCGGTTTCATTATTAAGTTTATTCCAGAGCCAAAATTTTCGCCACCAGCTGATCCAAGCGAGAAAAAG GCTGATGATGGTGGAACAGGTAAAGATACGATGAGGAAACATCGCCGGCAAGTGTTATTCAGTGGTATTATCACTGCTGTTG GAATATGCTTTCATAATTTTCCAGAGGGGATGGCTGTATTTCTGGGATCTGTCAAG GGTCTTCATGTGGGTCTAAACTTGGCTGTTGCTATTGCTTTACATAACATACCAGAG ggtctggggaagggtgttagtggcgagccttatcctcgcctgtgcaatgcgaggagaccgcgactcaaacccgggaccttccggtcacaggcg GGGGTTGCTGTAGCTCTTCCAATCTATTTTGCTACCAAAAG CAAACAGCGGGCATTTTGGACAGCAACACTCTCTGGTTTGGCTGAGCCACTAGGAGTGATTGCTGTAG CTTTGTTGTTTCGAAGCAGTTTGAATCCTGACATTCTTGAAGGCCTACTTGGATCTG TTGGTGGTGTCATGGCTTTCCTCGCTTTGCATGAAATGCTACCTCTTGCATTTGACTATTGTGGCCAGAAGCAAGCTGTCAAAGCTGTCTTTGTGGGCATGGCCTGCATGTCTGCAAG CTTGTACTTCTTGGAAGTCAGCTTACCAAAGGAGATAAGCTTGTAG
- the LOC136466791 gene encoding zinc transporter ZTP29-like isoform X1, producing the protein MELQVFYRALVLSLVGVLSTALGALFVVLNPAPNLKVLGLLQGFAAGLMLSISFLDLAHNALNSIGFLKGNLWFFAGVLFFGFIIKFIPEPKFSPPADPSEKKQADDGGTGKDTMRKHRRQVLFSGIITAVGICFHNFPEGMAVFLGSVKGLHVGLNLAVAIALHNIPEGLGKGVSGEPYPRLCNARRPRLKPGTFRSQAGVAVALPIYFATKSKQRAFWTATLSGLAEPLGVIAVALLFRSSLNPDILEGLLGSVGGVMAFLALHEMLPLAFDYCGQKQAVKAVFVGMACMSASLYFLEVSLPKEISL; encoded by the exons ATGGAGTTGCAGGTCTTCTACAGGGCGCTCGTGCTCTCGCTCGTCGGCGTCCTCAGCACCGCCCTCG GTGCGCTATTTGTGGTTTTGAATCCTGCCCCTAACCTTAAAGTGCTCGGGCTTCTACAG GGTTTTGCTGCTGGACTTATGCTTAGCATCTCCTTTCTAGACTTGGCACACAATGCCCTGAATTCTATTGGCTTCTTGAAGGGGAACCTCTGG TTTTTTGCAGGAGTTCTTTTCTTCGGTTTCATTATTAAGTTTATTCCAGAGCCAAAATTTTCGCCACCAGCTGATCCAAGCGAGAAAAAG CAGGCTGATGATGGTGGAACAGGTAAAGATACGATGAGGAAACATCGCCGGCAAGTGTTATTCAGTGGTATTATCACTGCTGTTG GAATATGCTTTCATAATTTTCCAGAGGGGATGGCTGTATTTCTGGGATCTGTCAAG GGTCTTCATGTGGGTCTAAACTTGGCTGTTGCTATTGCTTTACATAACATACCAGAG ggtctggggaagggtgttagtggcgagccttatcctcgcctgtgcaatgcgaggagaccgcgactcaaacccgggaccttccggtcacaggcg GGGGTTGCTGTAGCTCTTCCAATCTATTTTGCTACCAAAAG CAAACAGCGGGCATTTTGGACAGCAACACTCTCTGGTTTGGCTGAGCCACTAGGAGTGATTGCTGTAG CTTTGTTGTTTCGAAGCAGTTTGAATCCTGACATTCTTGAAGGCCTACTTGGATCTG TTGGTGGTGTCATGGCTTTCCTCGCTTTGCATGAAATGCTACCTCTTGCATTTGACTATTGTGGCCAGAAGCAAGCTGTCAAAGCTGTCTTTGTGGGCATGGCCTGCATGTCTGCAAG CTTGTACTTCTTGGAAGTCAGCTTACCAAAGGAGATAAGCTTGTAG
- the LOC136466791 gene encoding zinc transporter ZTP29-like isoform X6, with amino-acid sequence MELQVFYRALVLSLVGVLSTALGALFVVLNPAPNLKVLGLLQGFAAGLMLSISFLDLAHNALNSIGFLKGNLWFFAGVLFFGFIIKFIPEPKFSPPADPSEKKQADDGGTGKDTMRKHRRQVLFSGIITAVGICFHNFPEGMAVFLGSVKGLHVGLNLAVAIALHNIPEGVAVALPIYFATKSKQRAFWTATLSGLAEPLGVIAVALLFRSSLNPDILEGLLGSVGGVMAFLALHEMLPLAFDYCGQKQAVKAVFVGMACMSASLYFLEVSLPKEISL; translated from the exons ATGGAGTTGCAGGTCTTCTACAGGGCGCTCGTGCTCTCGCTCGTCGGCGTCCTCAGCACCGCCCTCG GTGCGCTATTTGTGGTTTTGAATCCTGCCCCTAACCTTAAAGTGCTCGGGCTTCTACAG GGTTTTGCTGCTGGACTTATGCTTAGCATCTCCTTTCTAGACTTGGCACACAATGCCCTGAATTCTATTGGCTTCTTGAAGGGGAACCTCTGG TTTTTTGCAGGAGTTCTTTTCTTCGGTTTCATTATTAAGTTTATTCCAGAGCCAAAATTTTCGCCACCAGCTGATCCAAGCGAGAAAAAG CAGGCTGATGATGGTGGAACAGGTAAAGATACGATGAGGAAACATCGCCGGCAAGTGTTATTCAGTGGTATTATCACTGCTGTTG GAATATGCTTTCATAATTTTCCAGAGGGGATGGCTGTATTTCTGGGATCTGTCAAG GGTCTTCATGTGGGTCTAAACTTGGCTGTTGCTATTGCTTTACATAACATACCAGAG GGGGTTGCTGTAGCTCTTCCAATCTATTTTGCTACCAAAAG CAAACAGCGGGCATTTTGGACAGCAACACTCTCTGGTTTGGCTGAGCCACTAGGAGTGATTGCTGTAG CTTTGTTGTTTCGAAGCAGTTTGAATCCTGACATTCTTGAAGGCCTACTTGGATCTG TTGGTGGTGTCATGGCTTTCCTCGCTTTGCATGAAATGCTACCTCTTGCATTTGACTATTGTGGCCAGAAGCAAGCTGTCAAAGCTGTCTTTGTGGGCATGGCCTGCATGTCTGCAAG CTTGTACTTCTTGGAAGTCAGCTTACCAAAGGAGATAAGCTTGTAG
- the LOC136466791 gene encoding zinc transporter ZTP29-like isoform X2 yields the protein MELQVFYRALVLSLVGVLSTALGALFVVLNPAPNLKVLGLLQGFAAGLMLSISFLDLAHNALNSIGFLKGNLWFFAGVLFFGFIIKFIPEPKFSPPADPSEKKADDGGTGKDTMRKHRRQVLFSGIITAVGICFHNFPEGMAVFLGSVKGLHVGLNLAVAIALHNIPEGLGKGVSGEPYPRLCNARRPRLKPGTFRSQAGVAVALPIYFATKSKQRAFWTATLSGLAEPLGVIAVALLFRSSLNPDILEGLLGSVGGVMAFLALHEMLPLAFDYCGQKQAVKAVFVGMACMSASLYFLEVSLPKEISL from the exons ATGGAGTTGCAGGTCTTCTACAGGGCGCTCGTGCTCTCGCTCGTCGGCGTCCTCAGCACCGCCCTCG GTGCGCTATTTGTGGTTTTGAATCCTGCCCCTAACCTTAAAGTGCTCGGGCTTCTACAG GGTTTTGCTGCTGGACTTATGCTTAGCATCTCCTTTCTAGACTTGGCACACAATGCCCTGAATTCTATTGGCTTCTTGAAGGGGAACCTCTGG TTTTTTGCAGGAGTTCTTTTCTTCGGTTTCATTATTAAGTTTATTCCAGAGCCAAAATTTTCGCCACCAGCTGATCCAAGCGAGAAAAAG GCTGATGATGGTGGAACAGGTAAAGATACGATGAGGAAACATCGCCGGCAAGTGTTATTCAGTGGTATTATCACTGCTGTTG GAATATGCTTTCATAATTTTCCAGAGGGGATGGCTGTATTTCTGGGATCTGTCAAG GGTCTTCATGTGGGTCTAAACTTGGCTGTTGCTATTGCTTTACATAACATACCAGAG ggtctggggaagggtgttagtggcgagccttatcctcgcctgtgcaatgcgaggagaccgcgactcaaacccgggaccttccggtcacaggcg GGGGTTGCTGTAGCTCTTCCAATCTATTTTGCTACCAAAAG CAAACAGCGGGCATTTTGGACAGCAACACTCTCTGGTTTGGCTGAGCCACTAGGAGTGATTGCTGTAG CTTTGTTGTTTCGAAGCAGTTTGAATCCTGACATTCTTGAAGGCCTACTTGGATCTG TTGGTGGTGTCATGGCTTTCCTCGCTTTGCATGAAATGCTACCTCTTGCATTTGACTATTGTGGCCAGAAGCAAGCTGTCAAAGCTGTCTTTGTGGGCATGGCCTGCATGTCTGCAAG CTTGTACTTCTTGGAAGTCAGCTTACCAAAGGAGATAAGCTTGTAG